A region from the Melioribacter roseus P3M-2 genome encodes:
- the asd gene encoding aspartate-semialdehyde dehydrogenase, giving the protein MKESKIPVAVLGATGSVGQRFVELLANHPWFEVVELCASDRSAGKKYKDAVNWIMATPIPPQFENMIVKKCETGLMARVLFSGLDSSVAGDIEKMYAEDGCIVISNARNHRFDKDVPLIIPEINYEHLELIKSQKYKGAIVTNPNCSTIGMALALKPLMDNFGIETVNVTTLQAISGAGYPGLSGLDIMDNVVPYIGGEEEKMETEPLKIFGKLKDDSIEYADIKISAQCNRVAVLDGHTENIQIKLKTKAEPKDIIEAWNNFRSAPQELNLPSAPEKPIVYLEQANYPQPRIHRNLGGGMSISVGRLRECSLFDYKFVALSHNTIRGAAGGTILIAELMKAKGYFDEL; this is encoded by the coding sequence ATGAAAGAAAGCAAAATACCCGTAGCCGTATTGGGAGCGACCGGCAGCGTCGGACAAAGATTTGTCGAATTGCTTGCCAATCACCCCTGGTTTGAAGTCGTTGAATTATGCGCATCCGACAGATCCGCGGGAAAAAAATATAAAGACGCGGTCAACTGGATTATGGCTACTCCGATTCCTCCCCAATTCGAAAACATGATAGTAAAGAAATGCGAGACCGGTTTGATGGCGCGCGTGCTTTTTTCGGGACTCGATTCTTCGGTTGCGGGCGATATCGAAAAAATGTACGCCGAAGACGGATGTATTGTGATTTCAAACGCGCGCAATCACCGTTTCGACAAAGACGTTCCGTTGATTATACCCGAAATTAATTACGAACACTTAGAACTTATTAAATCCCAAAAATATAAAGGAGCGATTGTAACAAATCCGAATTGCTCTACAATCGGAATGGCGCTGGCTCTTAAACCTCTGATGGATAATTTCGGAATTGAAACGGTGAATGTGACTACGTTGCAGGCTATTTCGGGCGCGGGTTATCCCGGATTGTCGGGGCTGGACATTATGGATAATGTAGTGCCGTATATCGGCGGAGAAGAAGAAAAAATGGAAACGGAGCCTCTGAAAATATTCGGTAAGTTGAAAGACGATTCGATTGAATACGCCGATATTAAAATAAGCGCTCAATGCAATCGGGTCGCCGTTCTTGACGGTCATACGGAAAATATTCAGATTAAATTGAAAACCAAGGCGGAGCCGAAAGATATAATTGAAGCCTGGAATAATTTCAGATCTGCGCCTCAGGAATTGAATCTGCCTTCGGCTCCTGAAAAACCGATAGTCTATTTAGAGCAGGCAAATTATCCTCAGCCGAGAATTCATCGCAACCTTGGCGGAGGAATGTCGATTTCGGTAGGCAGACTCCGGGAATGTTCCCTCTTCGATTATAAATTCGTAGCGCTGTCGCATAATACAATCAGAGGCGCGGCAGGGGGAACGATCTTGATTGCCGAATTAATGAAAGCAAAAGGGTATTTCGATGAGCTCTAA
- a CDS encoding homoserine kinase: MSSKSIKVFAPASVSNVGPGFDMMGFALHTPGDEVTVKLTDRKEIRIVKISGDNGYLPYEIEKNTTTGAMLSLLKKYRINAGMDVFIHKKMGIGSGLGSSAASAVAGVFALNELLELRLSRYELLEHALKGEFIASRSIHADNVAPCLYGGFVLIRSYNPIDIIKIDYPDDLYCSIVYPNIEIKTSEARKLISKNVSMKKAIAQAGNASALIAGLITADYDLIGRSIVDYFAEPKRAALIPCYDDVRNAALEKGAINCNITGSGPSMFAFSRTESDARSIARAMLKAVKSAGFDGKTYVSKINKKGPVVLK, encoded by the coding sequence ATGAGCTCTAAATCGATTAAAGTATTTGCGCCGGCTTCGGTTTCCAATGTCGGACCCGGATTCGACATGATGGGATTTGCCCTTCACACTCCCGGCGACGAAGTAACTGTAAAATTAACCGACCGCAAAGAAATTCGTATCGTTAAGATATCCGGCGACAACGGCTATCTCCCTTATGAAATTGAAAAGAATACTACTACCGGCGCCATGCTGTCTTTATTAAAGAAATACAGAATTAATGCCGGGATGGATGTATTCATACACAAAAAGATGGGAATCGGAAGCGGTTTGGGATCGAGCGCAGCGAGCGCCGTAGCCGGCGTGTTTGCTCTCAATGAACTTCTCGAATTGAGATTGTCCCGTTATGAACTTTTGGAACACGCGCTTAAAGGAGAATTTATTGCCAGCAGAAGCATTCATGCGGATAACGTTGCTCCATGTCTCTACGGCGGATTCGTATTGATTCGCAGTTATAATCCGATTGACATTATTAAAATCGATTATCCGGACGATCTCTATTGTTCGATTGTCTATCCAAATATAGAAATAAAAACCAGCGAAGCCCGTAAACTTATAAGTAAGAATGTAAGTATGAAAAAAGCGATTGCGCAGGCGGGCAATGCTTCGGCTTTGATTGCGGGTTTGATTACAGCCGACTACGATTTAATCGGCAGATCGATAGTCGATTACTTTGCCGAGCCGAAACGCGCCGCTTTAATTCCCTGTTACGACGACGTGAGAAACGCCGCTCTGGAAAAAGGGGCGATTAATTGTAACATAACAGGCTCCGGTCCTTCGATGTTTGCATTTTCGAGAACCGAATCCGACGCGCGCTCTATTGCGCGAGCTATGTTGAAAGCCGTTAAATCCGCAGGCTTCGACGGCAAAACTTATGTGTCTAAAATTAATAAAAAAGGCCCGGTGGTTTTAAAATGA
- a CDS encoding B12-binding domain-containing radical SAM protein, giving the protein MKILMIYPETPATFWSFKDALKFVSKKSAEPPLGLITVASMLPAEWEKKLIDLNVSRLEDEDILWADYVFLSGMNIHTSSIREIVRKCNNLDRSIVGGGPLFTFQYNDFPGIDHFVLNEAELTLPGFLRDLAEGKAEKVYSTNEFPDLSATPAPMWELLDMNKYASMSIQYSRGCPYDCEFCSITVLNGRRPRTKDCRQFTAELDKLYELGWRGGVSIVDDNFIGNKRALKSETLPAIIKWQEEKNYPFNFITEVSINLADDDELIDLMVKAGINSVFVGIETTDPDSLNECGKKQNLKRNLEMSVKKLINKGMIVSGGFIVGFDSDKPGFHKRYVDFIQNSGIVSAMVGLLNAPTGTKLYNRLKKEKRLIDTFSGNNMDGFTNIVPRMNYKELMKGYSQIIKRIYSPKEYYSRIKTFIDTYTVPGWMKMKIGAGELKAFFMILWKLGLRDKGKRYFWEIFFYTVRKYPKKFPLAMTFAVYGYHFRKISGGITN; this is encoded by the coding sequence ATGAAAATCTTAATGATTTATCCTGAAACGCCGGCGACGTTCTGGAGTTTCAAGGATGCGTTAAAATTCGTATCGAAAAAATCCGCCGAGCCGCCGCTCGGATTAATAACCGTGGCTTCCATGCTTCCTGCGGAATGGGAAAAGAAATTAATCGATTTGAATGTGAGCCGGCTCGAAGACGAGGATATTTTATGGGCGGATTATGTATTTCTGAGCGGAATGAACATTCACACCTCGTCGATAAGAGAGATTGTCAGAAAGTGCAATAATCTCGACCGGAGTATAGTGGGCGGAGGACCGCTTTTTACATTTCAGTATAACGATTTTCCGGGCATCGACCACTTTGTATTAAACGAAGCCGAACTGACATTGCCGGGTTTTTTACGAGATCTGGCCGAAGGAAAAGCGGAAAAAGTTTATTCGACGAATGAATTTCCAGATCTTAGCGCAACGCCGGCGCCGATGTGGGAATTGCTCGACATGAATAAATATGCGTCCATGAGCATACAATATTCGCGCGGCTGTCCTTATGATTGCGAATTTTGCAGCATCACAGTGTTAAACGGGAGACGCCCGCGCACAAAAGATTGCCGTCAGTTTACAGCGGAACTCGATAAATTATACGAACTCGGATGGCGCGGAGGAGTTTCTATTGTCGACGACAATTTTATCGGAAACAAAAGAGCCTTGAAATCCGAAACTCTGCCCGCAATAATAAAATGGCAGGAGGAAAAAAATTATCCCTTCAATTTTATTACGGAAGTGTCGATTAACCTTGCAGACGACGACGAGCTTATCGACCTGATGGTTAAAGCAGGAATAAACAGCGTTTTTGTGGGAATCGAAACAACCGATCCGGATAGTTTGAACGAATGCGGCAAAAAACAAAACTTAAAAAGAAATCTCGAAATGTCAGTAAAAAAATTGATAAACAAAGGCATGATTGTCTCTGGAGGCTTCATTGTCGGATTCGACAGCGACAAACCGGGGTTTCACAAACGGTACGTCGATTTTATTCAAAACAGCGGAATAGTTTCGGCAATGGTAGGCTTGCTCAATGCGCCCACGGGTACAAAATTGTACAACCGTCTTAAAAAAGAGAAACGCTTAATCGACACATTCAGCGGCAATAATATGGACGGTTTTACTAACATTGTGCCCAGGATGAATTACAAAGAATTAATGAAAGGCTATAGTCAAATTATTAAAAGAATTTATTCGCCGAAAGAATATTATAGCCGCATAAAAACGTTTATAGATACATACACCGTTCCCGGCTGGATGAAAATGAAAATAGGCGCAGGGGAGTTGAAAGCGTTTTTTATGATTTTGTGGAAGTTGGGTCTGCGAGATAAAGGAAAGCGGTATTTCTGGGAAATCTTTTTCTATACCGTAAGGAAATATCCTAAAAAATTCCCGCTCGCCATGACTTTCGCCGTATACGGATATCATTTCAGAAAAATATCCGGAGGTATAACCAATTAA
- the thrC gene encoding threonine synthase → MKFYSTNDKKNIVDFETAVMEGLAKDGGLFMPVEIPSLQKEIIDSIENFDFGEIAFRITKNFAGEEIGESDLSDIIREAINFPAPLVNLKDDLMILELFHGPTLAFKDFGARFMAKTMGYFVKKKESTLNILVATSGDTGSAVAYGFYETPGINVYILYPKGKVSLIQEKQLTTLDKNITALEIDGTFDDCQRLVKNAFVDEELNSKLNLTSANSINIARLLPQSFYYFEAYKQIREKSIHSVFSVPSGNLGNLTAGLIAKKMGLPITKFIGAVNSNHVFADFVNSGIFKPHPSVQTLSNAMDVGNPSNLARIRELYGDSLSDIQRDIHSKSYDDAQTRRGIREVYEKYGYIIDPHGAVGYMAVRDYETVSAAAKFNKVILETAHPAKFKDVIEDELGIEVEVPERLAACLNKQKKSVRLSSDYEELKEFLLGAV, encoded by the coding sequence ATGAAATTCTACAGCACTAACGACAAAAAAAACATTGTTGATTTCGAAACTGCTGTAATGGAAGGATTGGCAAAAGACGGAGGCCTTTTTATGCCCGTCGAAATTCCTTCCTTGCAAAAAGAAATAATCGACTCGATTGAAAATTTTGATTTTGGGGAAATTGCTTTCAGAATTACGAAAAATTTCGCCGGCGAAGAAATTGGCGAAAGCGACCTGTCGGATATTATTCGGGAAGCTATAAATTTTCCGGCACCGCTTGTTAATCTGAAAGACGATTTAATGATACTCGAACTCTTTCACGGACCGACGCTTGCTTTTAAGGATTTCGGCGCGCGGTTTATGGCTAAAACAATGGGATATTTTGTAAAGAAAAAAGAGAGCACTCTGAATATTCTGGTGGCCACTTCAGGAGATACGGGCAGCGCCGTAGCCTACGGATTTTATGAAACGCCCGGTATTAATGTTTATATTCTTTATCCCAAAGGGAAGGTCAGTCTGATCCAGGAAAAACAACTGACAACGCTCGACAAAAACATAACCGCGCTCGAAATCGACGGCACGTTCGACGACTGCCAGAGATTGGTAAAAAACGCCTTTGTCGACGAGGAACTTAATTCTAAACTGAATCTTACCTCCGCAAATTCGATTAATATAGCGCGATTGCTGCCTCAATCGTTTTATTATTTCGAAGCCTATAAACAAATTCGGGAAAAATCGATTCATTCGGTCTTCTCGGTGCCTTCGGGCAATCTCGGCAATCTTACCGCCGGTTTAATTGCAAAAAAGATGGGGCTCCCGATAACAAAATTTATCGGCGCGGTCAACAGCAATCATGTCTTTGCCGATTTTGTCAACAGCGGAATATTTAAACCGCATCCCTCGGTTCAAACTCTTTCGAATGCAATGGACGTCGGGAACCCGAGCAACCTGGCGCGCATACGGGAGTTGTACGGCGACAGTCTTTCCGATATTCAACGGGATATTCACTCCAAATCGTACGACGACGCCCAAACGCGTAGAGGCATAAGGGAAGTTTACGAAAAATACGGCTATATAATCGACCCGCACGGAGCAGTCGGGTATATGGCGGTAAGGGATTACGAAACGGTTAGCGCCGCCGCAAAATTTAACAAAGTGATTCTGGAAACCGCGCACCCTGCAAAATTCAAAGATGTTATTGAAGACGAACTCGGAATTGAAGTTGAAGTTCCGGAACGATTGGCTGCCTGTCTCAATAAGCAAAAGAAAAGCGTTCGACTGAGCTCCGATTACGAAGAACTGAAAGAATTTCTGCTCGGCGCCGTTTAG
- a CDS encoding aspartate kinase, producing MARKADSRDNSYKEEFDYLVERHLKIAADLNRNEDLPGIEKLLGSLFDELKEILHGAYLVREVSPKTLDFIQSFGEKLSCTIITYTMQKRGIDCEYLDASKLIKTDDNFGNAKVNEKATYNKIKRYFSRRKKLQIITGFIASTSDNEITTLGRGGSDYTASIFGAALNAKKIEIWTDVDGILTADPRKVKNAFPLPSVTYEEAMELSHFGAKVIYPPTLLPALKKNIETVIKNTFNPEFPGTRIIKREQSSDMTVKGISSIDNVTLLGISGGGMVGVTGIAGRLFTALARYNVNIILISQASSEHSVCIAIPPAMGKISVKAIEEEFKLEIMEGKISRVSLEENLSVIAVVGENMRRTPGIAGRVFQSLGKNNINIVAIAQGSSELNISLIIDRKDITKALNVLHNSLLKTRKR from the coding sequence ATTGCCCGTAAAGCCGACAGCAGAGACAATTCCTACAAAGAAGAATTCGATTATCTGGTCGAACGACATTTGAAAATTGCAGCCGACTTGAATCGAAACGAAGACTTACCCGGCATTGAAAAATTGCTCGGCAGTCTGTTTGACGAATTGAAAGAAATTCTGCACGGCGCTTATCTCGTGCGGGAAGTATCTCCCAAAACTCTCGACTTTATTCAAAGCTTCGGAGAAAAATTATCCTGCACAATAATCACTTACACGATGCAAAAGAGAGGAATAGACTGCGAATATCTGGACGCCAGCAAATTGATAAAAACCGACGACAATTTCGGCAATGCAAAAGTAAACGAAAAGGCAACATACAATAAGATCAAAAGATATTTTTCGAGGCGCAAAAAGTTGCAAATCATTACCGGCTTCATTGCCTCTACTTCCGACAACGAAATTACCACGCTCGGCCGCGGCGGTTCGGATTATACGGCGTCGATTTTCGGGGCGGCTTTGAACGCTAAGAAAATAGAAATCTGGACGGACGTCGACGGTATTCTTACCGCCGACCCGCGTAAGGTCAAAAACGCATTCCCATTGCCCAGCGTCACTTACGAAGAAGCTATGGAATTGTCGCATTTCGGCGCAAAAGTTATTTATCCTCCCACTCTTTTACCAGCTCTGAAAAAGAATATCGAAACTGTAATCAAAAACACTTTCAATCCGGAATTTCCGGGCACGAGAATTATCAAGCGTGAACAGAGTTCCGACATGACAGTCAAAGGAATTTCTTCGATAGACAACGTTACATTGCTCGGCATATCGGGCGGCGGCATGGTAGGTGTAACCGGAATAGCGGGAAGATTATTTACGGCTCTGGCTCGCTATAATGTTAATATAATTTTGATTTCGCAGGCGTCGTCGGAGCATTCGGTTTGCATTGCCATTCCTCCTGCGATGGGAAAGATTTCGGTCAAAGCGATCGAAGAAGAATTCAAACTCGAAATCATGGAAGGCAAAATAAGCCGCGTTTCGCTCGAAGAAAATCTATCGGTTATAGCGGTCGTAGGAGAAAATATGAGACGAACTCCGGGCATTGCGGGAAGAGTTTTTCAGTCTCTCGGCAAAAACAATATTAATATTGTTGCCATCGCCCAGGGCTCGTCGGAATTGAATATATCGCTCATTATCGACAGAAAAGATATAACGAAAGCCCTTAACGTGCTTCACAACAGTTTATTAAAAACAAGAAAACGGTGA
- a CDS encoding thioredoxin domain-containing protein: MTRSIFTERTYKINRLTNEKSPYLKQHSNNPVDWHPWCDEAFRIARREDKPVFLSIGYSTCHWCHVMAHESFEDEEVAELLNKNFISIKVDREERPDIDSIYMASCQLITGRGGWPLSIFLTPDGKPFYAGTYFPKYSYYGRIGFVDLLNRIIDLWNKDRNVLLRTSDEITAAINKHFESSAKEAFDDSVVDKAFETLKLNFDPEYGGFGSAPKFPSPHNLLFLLDRNNPQADEMVQKTLTEMRKGGIFDQLGFGFHRYSTDGKWFLPHFEKMIYDQASLIEAYAYAFAKTGDALYADTINEIYEFIKNEMTSHEGAFYSALDADSEGEEGKFYLWTSEEIRSVAGDDYEIAKEIFNFTDEGNHRNESNGNSTGKNILFLRKRPDKLYEKYGRSKYDSIRINLLEARKKRIPPMRDEKILTDWNAMVISSLANAGSIIENDDMVAWAERAYQCLMKHAFVNGELYHYPENNITGFLDDYAYLIKAALDLYRATLNEEYLFNALELNDLLSENFEDKSEGGYFFNKAGANTIRVKDAYDGAVPSGNSIQLSNLIELYFITGNNSYRLSAENSIKTFSSGLNKSSIGYTYFLRGIKKLYSKDTSLLLIAGKKTGREFLSRLRKNTDLYYLHVAEDNVERLIKRAPWIEIYKLDSEKTVYYLCRDFTCGIPTEKQEEILSALTTKK; the protein is encoded by the coding sequence ATGACGCGGAGTATTTTTACCGAAAGGACTTATAAGATTAATCGGTTAACAAACGAGAAATCGCCTTATTTAAAACAACACTCGAATAATCCCGTCGACTGGCATCCATGGTGCGACGAAGCGTTCCGTATTGCTCGGAGGGAAGACAAACCCGTATTTCTTTCAATAGGATATTCAACGTGTCATTGGTGTCATGTGATGGCTCACGAATCGTTCGAAGACGAAGAAGTGGCAGAACTCCTGAATAAGAATTTCATTTCGATTAAAGTGGACAGGGAAGAACGCCCCGATATTGATTCCATTTATATGGCTTCGTGCCAGTTAATTACGGGTAGAGGAGGCTGGCCTCTCTCGATTTTTCTAACGCCCGACGGAAAACCGTTTTATGCCGGCACGTATTTCCCTAAGTATTCATATTACGGACGAATCGGTTTTGTCGATTTGCTGAATCGTATAATCGACTTATGGAATAAAGACAGGAATGTATTGTTGCGGACCTCCGATGAAATTACTGCGGCAATAAACAAACACTTTGAATCTTCCGCTAAAGAAGCTTTTGACGATTCGGTCGTCGATAAAGCGTTCGAAACGCTAAAATTGAATTTCGACCCGGAATACGGCGGTTTCGGCTCCGCCCCCAAATTCCCTTCGCCTCACAATCTTCTGTTTCTTCTCGACCGCAACAATCCCCAGGCGGACGAGATGGTTCAAAAGACTTTAACGGAAATGAGAAAAGGCGGAATATTCGATCAGCTCGGATTCGGATTCCACCGATATTCTACGGACGGAAAATGGTTTTTGCCGCACTTCGAAAAAATGATTTACGATCAGGCTTCGTTAATCGAAGCGTATGCGTACGCTTTTGCAAAAACCGGCGACGCCCTTTATGCGGATACTATTAATGAAATTTATGAATTCATAAAAAACGAAATGACTTCTCATGAAGGAGCCTTTTATTCCGCGCTCGACGCCGACAGCGAAGGGGAAGAAGGAAAATTTTATCTCTGGACTTCGGAGGAAATCAGATCCGTTGCCGGGGACGATTACGAAATCGCAAAGGAGATATTTAACTTTACCGACGAAGGCAATCACCGCAACGAGTCGAACGGAAATTCCACCGGCAAGAATATATTGTTTCTGCGTAAAAGGCCGGATAAACTGTATGAAAAATACGGGCGAAGCAAATACGACTCGATAAGAATAAATTTACTCGAAGCCAGGAAGAAAAGAATTCCTCCAATGAGGGACGAAAAAATACTGACCGATTGGAATGCAATGGTGATTTCGTCTTTGGCTAATGCCGGTTCGATTATCGAAAATGACGATATGGTTGCCTGGGCTGAAAGAGCTTATCAATGCCTGATGAAACATGCTTTTGTCAACGGCGAATTGTACCATTATCCCGAAAATAATATTACGGGGTTTCTCGACGATTATGCATATTTAATAAAAGCGGCTCTCGATCTCTATAGAGCCACATTGAACGAAGAGTATTTGTTTAACGCCTTGGAGTTAAACGATCTGCTTTCCGAAAATTTCGAAGACAAATCGGAAGGCGGTTATTTTTTCAATAAAGCGGGCGCAAATACGATAAGAGTAAAAGACGCTTACGATGGCGCCGTCCCTTCCGGCAATTCGATTCAATTGTCGAATCTGATTGAATTATATTTTATTACGGGAAATAATTCGTACAGGCTGTCGGCTGAAAATTCAATCAAAACTTTTTCCTCCGGGTTAAATAAAAGTTCGATAGGTTATACGTATTTTTTGCGCGGCATTAAGAAATTATATTCGAAAGATACGTCCCTTTTGCTGATTGCCGGCAAAAAAACCGGACGCGAATTTCTGTCCCGGTTAAGAAAAAATACTGATCTCTACTATCTACACGTCGCCGAAGATAACGTTGAGAGATTGATCAAAAGAGCGCCCTGGATTGAAATCTATAAACTCGATTCGGAGAAGACCGTCTATTATCTTTGCAGAGATTTTACCTGCGGTATTCCAACGGAAAAACAAGAAGAGATATTATCTGCTTTGACCACAAAAAAATAA
- a CDS encoding FKBP-type peptidyl-prolyl cis-trans isomerase, which yields MSIAKTGDKVKVHYTGTLNDGTQFDSSHGNEPLEFTIGEGALLGKFENAVVGLEPGQSVDINIPADEAYGQRREDLIIKVNNSNLPPNLNPEVGMKLHMQTADNQVIPLTIVEVLEDGIMVDANHELAGQDLNFHIELVSIEE from the coding sequence ATGTCAATAGCAAAAACAGGTGACAAAGTAAAAGTCCATTATACCGGAACATTAAACGACGGCACTCAATTCGACTCGTCGCACGGCAACGAACCCCTTGAATTTACAATTGGCGAGGGAGCTCTTCTCGGTAAATTCGAAAATGCGGTAGTTGGTCTCGAACCGGGACAATCCGTCGATATTAATATTCCTGCCGACGAGGCTTATGGACAAAGAAGGGAAGATTTGATTATAAAAGTAAATAACTCGAACCTTCCTCCTAATTTGAATCCGGAAGTCGGTATGAAACTTCATATGCAAACAGCCGACAATCAAGTTATTCCTCTTACGATTGTAGAAGTGCTCGAAGACGGAATTATGGTAGACGCAAATCATGAATTAGCGGGGCAGGATCTTAACTTTCATATCGAACTCGTATCAATCGAAGAATAA